The Gossypium hirsutum isolate 1008001.06 chromosome D06, Gossypium_hirsutum_v2.1, whole genome shotgun sequence genome contains the following window.
caACAATTCCATTAAAAAAACCATTTCAACTATTTTTCAAATGGTTAATGATCAAATTTGACTCTTTTAAAAAGGTTGAGAGAActaaatttagctcaaaaaataataagaatcaatttgaaaaaaaaatgttaactttTAAGGGTCAAATTTGATATTGTCCCAATAACTTTAGCCTTTCATTTTTCATATTGTTAATTGCGTTAGGTTTAAATTATCTTAACCAGCTCTCAGCTCCTCTTTCTTAGTTAATGTAAGTTATCAAAATATAAAGTTAATCTCAATATTCCTGAAGTATGAATTTTATCTGTAGGACAaaattacccttttatttatttttattattttcatactatttttttccataaaatcataaaaattatttcattttaaatttatcttaaatactgttaaattaaattttaaaatatattacaattgTAGTGCatactaaatatttaaaaatcattttaaatttaatcacaTATTAGTTTTGAGATAAAtgtattgatttttatttaaagtaaaaaaatattagataaaaataaattgattaactatttaaagttttttttttaccattaatCTTTATCGTATATgctttttgatacaatgcctgaaactacccataacccctcccaacccttaaataggaagaCAATGTGCTTCAACGCACTCAACCCGCGTCTTACCACATCGGCAACAATGCCGatgtcaatcgagctaagactcaatcgaaataatttcaaaatttatcattGCTTAATACACCAAATGTATCAAACGATTTTACTTAGCACTTCCCCATATGTACCAAACTTTATAATGATATATATCATTATTAGGAATGTACATTGGAATCTCAATCCCAACATCGAAAAATATCAATTACCTCCTGAACATTGAAGGAGCTAAGCttgttaaaaattttctataaCAAGAATAGTAAATTCTGCTTATCTATcagccaaacaaaaaaaaaaaaatcattccacCTAAATATACCGTACAGGATAATATAACATTGATAAATAATCTTTCATTCCCATAATTCTATGACACAGATAATCTTATAGATCGATGTCACCTAGAGTTTACTTTCGGTCTGATGTTTGAATCCCATGGCGCTTGAAGAATTCTCTAAATCCATAAGCACTGAGATTGTAATTGAACTGCATAATACCATAGATGTAACAATAGTTATagataatatatcaaataataataaatacagaaGAGAATATTGCATCAACAGAACTTACAAAAATACACTTTTACCAGCATTTATGTACATTCATGATTGTGAAATTCTAGATAGTTGAGTTTATGTACAGAAACTAAGTGACAGATGAATGAATCTCTAACAATGGTTAAGCATATAAGGGGTTTAATGTACAGAATGCCCACAAACCTAAAATATTAAAAGCACTGAGATCGTAATTGAACTGCATAGTACCATAGATGTAACAATAGATATagataatatatcaaataataataataaatacagaaGAGAATATTGCATCAACAGAACTTACAAAAATACACTTTTACCAGCATTTATGTACATTCATGATTGTGAAATTCTAGATAGTTGAGTTTATGTACAGAAACCCAAGTGACAGATGAATGGATCTAACAATGGTTAAGCATATAAGGGGTTTAATGTACAGAATGCCCACAAACCTAAAATATTAAAAGCATTGTATATGTAAAGCACAATGAATATCTGAAATTTGTGTTTGCATATGGAATCATATTgagcaaagcaaaaaaaaaaagccaagAACCAGCCCCGATGATGCTAACAGATTTTAGGGGAAAAAGGCTACAAAACTTACAGGTAGAACTTTTACAGAATATCTTGTGGTACTTGGATCGACAACCCTCCCTTGATCTGCTGCCTGCAATAGAATGTTCTTATTAAATACATCAAACATTCAGGATCAAGCTCTAATGTTATTACAAAAAGTAGACTCCAACATAAAACAGGGAGCAAGttataaattaaaacatattttgcGCTTGTAAGATTCATTTGAATGCAGCTTGACTGCAGGTGAACTAATGGAAAAACATCGTAAATAATATAACTACTAAGCTATACAATGTCTCATAATTCTCCCTATCAGTGCACTTTGGATAGAAAGTGCCTATGGGCCACATGTTTAAGTTGCAGAAACAGCCATTCTGCAAAGCAGAAATAAAGCTGCATAGTTCATATACTTCCCAGAATCCAGAGAAGCATAGCGTATGCTTGAGCTTCTTTTTTATCTATCAGAACTCTCCCTCGAGATTTAACCGCTGAAAGTGATCAACTCCATGGTTCCACAAAAAGTCTAATCTTGCTTATATTAACCAAACCCCACATTTTATTCAaactgaaatatatatatatgttcactaGCCACAACATGCAGCAGAGACTATTGTTTGTCATTAACACTTGCTAGCAGCCGTTTAGCCTTCTTTCTTTTGACTTTTAGTTATTTCCTACACCAACACACTGTCCCAAGTTTATACTTCATTTGTCTTGCAACAAAACAGCCACAGAATATATGGGAACTAGTTTTTCATTAACTCAGAAAAGATAAGCCTGGTTCATCTAtttctttcatttcctttttatttttttttcacctGACAAGTTATCTATATTGGTCATTCTCAGCGAGGCAGAAAAGCTAGTAAATTTTCATGCaaaaccttttcaagtaatgagGTTTTTGCAGGAGTAAACCACAATGATTTGGCTACGTGCTTTAGTTCTACAAGGGCCTACTTGTTAAGAAGCCATAACTGAATCAAAAGTAGCTAGATAGTAGAAAGTTCAATTGGCAAATATGCTTAAGGTTATTATAGTTTCAGCAACTATTACACTTCTGTATGTTAAACAAAAATCATACAATCCTTGAACAACCCCGCACTAGTCAACTTTAAGTTCGGAATGCTTTAATCAGTTAACAGCAACTGGTTACAACAGACCAAAGCAAGCAAATGGCGCAGTAGAGGGAGAAAATAGAAATAAAGAGAAGTTGCATACTTGCTCTGGACTATGAAATATTTCAATGAATGGGTATTCATTCTTCTGCCGTGTTATACAAAACCCTGGATATTTTGGGCACTCAACCTGCAAGAGAATAACACAAGAAACTAAGATGTGAGTGCAAAGAAAGAACAAAGAAACTAACCCATATAGTAAGTTAGCACAACTACTATCACCATATAACAGTAATCACTACAAAATTTAGGGTAGGTACATAAAAGCCTCTCCAATTTCATAAACCTCATTCCCCATCCCCAATGTTCAAATCCAAGGCCCCGAAATTGAAAGTCATAGGATATCCGCGTAAGTTGGACAAGGGTTTATACTAAGAACAGCcaatttaaagtgaaaatgctAAAAGAATAGAAGCATGGTGAAGAGGCCCCTGTACAAGCAGCCAGATTGCAactcaaaaaatgggtaaattagtttttgtacgttagatcaaagagcaaactcgTCAAAATACAGAAATAACCATTTTCGTCTTCGAACTAACGTATAGGGGCTAATTTGCCCTTTTTTTGAGTAGAGGGGCAAAATACATACAATGGCCGCCACGGTACTTTTACCATAGAAGCATATACTCTCATACTACAATACAACCACTCTACAACATCGCTATGATGAGACTGTAAAAATGTTTAAGTAATGACCTGTTTCAGCATTTACACATTatcagaagaagaagaagaaacataCGCGCATAAATTTAACATTCGGATAGAACTCAACAGCAGCTTCCTCCAGTACTTTGTCAAGATGCTTTGTGTAGTTCCCCCTGCAATATACATACAGGATGAGCTAGGGGAACATACATACAATGGGTAAAAGGAGGGATGGGGTTTTATATGACCTGATAGTGAATGCAACAACAACGGGATGACCTTGCTGAAGTAGCTGTACAAATTCACGCTCGGATTTGAAATGAATAACTCGTGATGGTCCAAGATCTTTAGGATAACCAGTATAATACCTTCaaattttaacaagaaaataaacataaacatgaATGCTTTATCATACAACATTCAAATTGATACTACAATTTATCTGCTTAAAActtgatagaaaaaaaaaatcaaaaattgaattgaatttgcaAGATCAAAGATAAATGAAAACTTATCTTACTTGCAAGATGAACGGAGATGGGTGATCATTCTATCAAAAAATGATTGCTCCATTTTTGGAAAGACAAGCTGAATCTGAGTCACTAAACCagaagctaatttttttttaataccaGAGACATAGAAGAGCTAAGAGAAAgcaatagaagaaaagaaaggcaGAAAAGTTTTACTAACCTGGTTTTGGCCAATGGAGAAGAATGAAATGCTGTTGACTGGCCtgcaaattgaaacaaaaaaaatttggggaaaatatttTTGGTAAACTAGGAGAATAAACGAAAATGGTGGCTCTGCAAAAGCGTTTTGAGTTTGGGACAAATTaacattttagtaccgcatttgtcaatttttctcaacttagtccctgaacttttttCTCATTAGTCCTTTAATTTTACATTCTTTTCTAGTTTTGATCTATGTGATAATGCCACATTGCGATATTGCTCCACCTAGAGCTGTCCATGAGTCGAGTCGAAACTTAATCCCAACAAAAATTTCATTTCGAAGTCCATTTTTTAACTAACTTCGCCCGTTCCAAAAACTTATTTTactgttcaaaaattaataaatttataaacaaatatatttttaattgatattttacaattatatttaaacttaaaaatattttttatttatttaaattgaattcaaatTGATTAGGCCGTACCCGAGACACAAATATCCTTTTTCAAGTCTAGCCCAAATTGGATTGGGCCTATTGGGCTGGGCTACAGATAGGTCTAGTGCCCCCATcgcataaaaaaactaaaaattttaaaaattttaggtgaaGATATGGAAAAAAgtgaaaggattaaattaaaaattttgtcaAGATTAGGGACTAGAAGTTATTTTATCCCTTTGAGTTTTGATTTGGGTAAGAGGATTAGTTAGAtttgatgattttattttaatttagtctgtaacaccccctaaccccaaactgtcaccggaacagggttatgaggtattaccggacatatcaaacaatttacaaataattcataaataaataaccaacatattaaaataattcataaattgttataaaatttcctacttgatttcatttaaaaaaaaaattcggcagcatttctacttatttttacataaaaccccctacaaaatttcaaaacataaccaacccaattccagtatttcaatcaaggcatttatataattaaatcttactTGACATATTGACATAAcaacttaattaataaaaatcctattatcatttctaattaacTCATAAAACTAATCAAGTCATTTCAATTCGATACCAATGCCATAAAGGACTTCTACTGTTTTACTAATATAATCATCAAAACACATAATATCTTACTTTACAACAAACctatataaaataccaaaataactattataattCTTATGTACATGCTACTTTCATTTAGAGAAGAAAACATCACCGAAATCTCTATGCAGGAGTCGAGATTGACCTGGATGTTGAACCGAGACTTAGACCCCTTTTTCaacctacgcacggaaacaaccgtacgctgagtattttgtactcagtggtattaccataattcaaattataatagcaataaagaattataattatgaAGCATGTAACTATccaattttttaaatatcatttaattcataaattttcattatttaacaataacaatacaatttttagctattcttcattctcaatcacatatcacatgtagcAATTTTTGATCActacataaacattaaatttatgccttttattttcaatatcaatttcaatctataaattttaaattttctcatattcaattattcaccctattaacaatctggactttgacggatacacggatttcaACCCAAACACACTaatacggcacattgtgcctaaaacggtacatagtacctgatcagtgtacgacacataagtgcctgaaacgacatacgaggtgcctgatacaacacataaagtgcctgatcggcaaagccgataaatcccgtactcttccaaaatcctatggcatgccaactatatccgatttagcccgactagttaatagggtattcaaattctcaactctctttcattttcaattcGAGATCACTTTTTCACCTTCTaatcaattaacaatttaataccaatacatatttcaattcaattaaaccacttttcaatcattacacaattcacatattcacacatattcataaattaattcactttatttaatccatattttaaattaattctttaatcaaattcaaatcactaaatactttttaatcaatatacatttcaaatactcACATATTTCCATCATTCGATTCAATTTGATTTAGTTCAAGTCACTATTATCATTCCAATTGCTTACCTAATTTTACTTACCAtgcatttaattaaaacataataattaataataaataaatttgaattatagtaatacaaacccgaatttGCTCGATTATTCCTCAACGACCTTCTCCTTCCCTTTTTGTGCCGATACCTCGAATTCTTTATTagctacaaaaattaaataattcctTTAATTAATTACAGCACaaatttttacaataaaaataaaatttctatcaaatttttAGCTGTAATTCCAATTAAATTCTAACTAGATTTATctacttttctaatttaattcacactctatttctattcaaatttcttctaaactcaaatttatctactaaattttcagcatttttcactaatttcgaatttctctcaatttggtccccaaaacataaaacttatagtttcttttacaatttaatccctttatcaattctaacttaaaattcattcaattaaatccctaattcaacaatttattcaacatgaaccatgcttaaaaacctataaacttccaaaacctcaacttaACTTCATCGAAACTCTactctaaagcttctaaaacatcaaaattaaaagaaaagggcttaattgacttaccaaattaactccaagctttaaaaaccctatattccctttttctttctttttcttatttatttcccGTGTCTTCGGAAGAGCTTCTGttctttttcttctctgtttctttcttttattttattttatttcttttattgtttttaattactaaacaattaatataatattaatataatatatcttatgcttaaatattaagtaaaccaAGTGTTTAATTGCAtttgtacatatttattttattacacttgtataaattttataccatttatttgtcaattatcttatttatttaataaaaatctatttaacaacaattaatagtattacaaatgtacatatatattttatttataaatgtacAATATCATctataccatacatttgtcattacttaatttgtttatcaaataaaaatctcataatataattatttaattaataattatcttttactaattttcaagtaaataaataaatgcaatacacttgtattttatttttaccatacacttggcaaaatcataattttattattaaccaaaaattttatactaattatttaattattaaatatattttaatttaataattactaataataaataataaatatcttatacttaattaataagcaaattaaatctataaactacaaatatatacatactttaattacacatgtattatttatcatatccatacaattgacatattttgatttatttaataatataatatcattataatttaattatcataaattcatataatataaattatatttaaatatcattaattatataattaaacaaataaaatcttaaattctattcctttatgccgcctcaactatGCTAAATGGCTTAATCGccattttagccctttttactttcttttaatctataattaaactttcacttctattgtaatttaattctttttactaattactcttaattaagctaaattcacctttCTAAACTAGtctaataaatatttctaataattattttttaactcaatttaataagaCGAGGCCCGATATTATGCTtttccgatgcccgtgaattttgggtcattacatggtctttattatttttatattagaaactatgaattttatgtttattaatttattaatgttttatatgtagaatcaataatatatgaatattatttttattggaATGTAACAATATTTTTAAGATGAAATTATGTTTTTTATGGTGTCACCAATCAATTTAAGAAAGaggttttataattataaatataaaatttaagaatgacattttataattataaatataatagttatatttgttgataaattgtgtgaattttgaaaaattatacaCTCTCAATGTACATAACGATGGTGATTATGatgttatttgttatatttataatcataataaacGCAACACAACTGTGAATGCATTTTAAATCATTTCTAGTTTGCGGTACGACTTCCTTCAAAGATTAGATAATGAAAGAAAATGGGAGTGAATTATAATATGATCTAATGGTGGAAGCCAATCCATTATTAGGGACGAACGTTTTATCGGATTGAGTGAAAATTTTTGAGTTGTtgagtattatatatattttttaaatcgagtttagtgaaatgaaattttaaattttagataaaaaattaaattaaataatttaatta
Protein-coding sequences here:
- the LOC107923170 gene encoding uncharacterized protein; protein product: MEQSFFDRMITHLRSSCKYYTGYPKDLGPSRVIHFKSEREFVQLLQQGHPVVVAFTIRGNYTKHLDKVLEEAAVEFYPNVKFMRVECPKYPGFCITRQKNEYPFIEIFHSPEQAADQGRVVDPSTTRYSVKVLPFNYNLSAYGFREFFKRHGIQTSDRK